ACCTTTAAAATGGACAGGAGAAATTCATCTATTAGGCCTACAAGAGGCTATGCTTTTCTCTCTACCACCCATCTTGGTGGTGTTGCACCAGATAACCGGAGTTTGCGGTTTCTCCGTCAGGTTTGATTAAATCCTTTTATTGTCTGTTGACTTATATGCTGCACTGCAAAAGTTTTGATTTTGTCTGTCATTAATTACACATAACCTTTCTATTGAGTGATAGTGATATAAGAACTAGAAATTATTGGCATAGTCTTGGTAGTGGCTCAAATATTCTTATTTGACATAGTTCGAGCATGTGGAACTATCTCCTTGGATTGAGAAAATATCAGAACCACTTCTCATATAAGGTCGTCTGCATTAGCATTTGTCTCTTGCTATCTCTGATGACATCATTCAGTTCAGATGATGTTGGTTGTTAAAACTAAAACTACAGATGCTAATATATTTAACAATGTATTGGGTTAATTCAAATGGTGACCCTATCTTGAGATGATTGATTGCTTACGGTGCTAGTATCTTGTTGATAGTGAGCTAGATTTTAGGATTTCATTTTGCTGAAATTGTCCACATAATAACTTCACTGCTGAGTGGTGGATGCGATATTAGGCCATAAGACATTCTTCCACCAGGATAAACCTTGATGACCAAAATAGTTTAACCTTGTTTTAATGATGCCCTAAAATAGTCAGAGATTGTCAACCAAGGCATACCTTCTGGATCTTCATAtcggttatttattttattttcattgccccTTCTAAATTCTTTTTTCTTAAGTAGCTCTGTAATACTTCCAGTTCTAATGCAGGAATTTGATGTTCGTTTTGCTGTTCCCTTTGGGTTTTATAATACAGCATTGAACCTTGGGATTTCTGCCGGTGCTGTTTTTCCATGGGGACAAGGATTCATGAACAAGACATCTCCACTGCCAGAAAGGTTTTATTTGGGTGGTGACTTCTCCCCAGTTTGTACCTTAGGAGGACCAACAACATTATGGGGCTTTAAAACTAGGGGGTTAGGTCCTACTGAACCACGGAGGCAAAGTAGGGATAGAGCTGATGGTAACAACAGTGATTCCCCTGGATGGGATTTTATAGGAGGAGATCTTGCTGTTACTGCATTTGCAGACCTATCTTTTGATCTTCCAATCAAGTGGTTGAGAGAACATGGAATCCATGGACATGTTTTTGCTGGTTCGGGTAATGCTGCCAAATTAACTCAGAATGAATATAAGCAATTCTCTGCTCGAAAGTTCGTAGAATCCTTTCGAACATCGGTCGGGTGTGGAATTGTTATTCCCACACGACTCTTCCGCCTAGAGGTCAGCTTCATTTTCAACCTCTATATCTAATTAAGAAGTAGGTCACGCTACTAAAAAATGTGGGGAAATATTGAAGTGAAATGCCACTGATAGACTGCAAAATGTATGGTGGGAAgggaaatatattttttaaagaaatctATATACTTTAATTTCCCCTTTCTCCCTCACTTATCGCTCTGAGCTGAGCACTTAATACTTGCTTATAATATCATCTTCCTGAAAATCCGATCCGTCATCTGAACTTGCTGGGTGAAGTCACCTGACATTATTTCATATTTGAATTTATCATTGTAATTAGTGAATCAGAACTGGGAGGTTAGCATTGTTCTTAATAATCGTTGATATTCTACTATTTTAGTTGCTTTGTACCAAAACTTCTTAGTCTCACCTGCACAATTCTTGTTTCTCAGGGTAACTACTTTTACATACTCAGGAAGCATGAACATGATCGAGGCAAGACTGGTTTTAGGTTCAGCTTCTCAGCTCCTTCATAATGCCTGAGATTCCTGTTCCTTCAATGTAATCTTCACTTCACACATGAACAgtttgaattttcatttttttccccTTTATCCATACAATGTCAGGAGAGGGCACTGTTCTATGATGGTTTCGGAACATTTTTGGATTGGTTTTGCAGTTATAGTATCCCTTTTAGGGTTCATAATATAAGCCAAGCTCATTGCACGGCAAATGTGTACCAAGATTGGCATGTTTTGTTCTAGGACTTGATTGTCATTCAGAATTCACAAACTTTAGAAGTGCATCTTTTTTCTCCCTTTAAAATTATGTTACATATAAGTTATTCAGTTGTTAAGACAACGCTGTCATTATAGCATCATTTAATTCAAAACAGCTTGGGAAACAAAAAGGTTATCTGCCATCAATCAgccaattttagtttcttgtttcaATCTTTCTATAGTGGCAAGTTAGGCATAAGGATAATTGCTGATCCAAAATTCCATTTTCCTCACAGAAAATTATACAAACATCACCatcattaaaattatattaaaaaattgattCATGAGATACAAAAACTATTGAAAATCATTtgattttttgtattaaaaattataCAATTGTGGATTGAATCATAtgtcatatatatatttttctatgGGATTATAGTctgttttaatttaaaattttgtttactAAGATTCCCATCTTATTCCGAAATATTGTGAAACTTATGAAATTTCGTATCATAGTCATATTTGTGCTTGTTGTTCAACTCTGATATGCTGGTTTGactgtaataaaaaataaaataaaattaataataataaagctAGGGTATTAACTATAAAAATGTTCCTTagttatttttgaatttcatgtATGTCAAGTTATGAAATTTGTGAAAATTTTAAACTCAAATATAACttgtaattataaaaaatactatatacatactaaaaattaattatcatatatttatatataaatatatatgacatttaatatataaatttttttacacGCACCATAGTTGATTAATTATATATAGGAAACATTTAAAATAAGTACACGTATATATTCTTTACAATATAAATCATTCACAATTACACACTTTCATGTTTTGCCCTTACACCTTTTATTGAAACATTGGTTATGACTAATGGCAAATTTGCAGATAAGTTCAAGTAAATTGGGTGTAATTGTAAAACCCCATACATCAAAATCTGTGGGAAGCTAAATGGATGCAATGGTGAAAAGTTAATGtaatttttcatataaaaaaaaagttgtatTATATATACCTGTTTTTCTGTATATTGaatcgatttttttttttaaatttttagatggGTGTAaaaaactcaaatcaattgtATCATATATACACACTATCTAGTAAGAGGTCTCAAGGAGTTAATACTTAAATTGGTCCCTGAAATTTGACCCGACTCAATTTAGCTTTTAAGATTTCAATTGATTTTAATTGTATCCCGAAATTTTGATCTGCGCCTCAAATTCGCCCTTCCGTCGTTTTGAAACTGTCAGGTGTCATTTAAAATTGATAGGTCATCTCTCCGATGACGGAAAACGATATAAGGACCATTTAAAATTGATAGGTCATCTCTCCGATGACGGAAAACGATATAAGGACCAATTTGAGGTGCGGGTCAAAATTTCAGGCTACAATTAGAGTCAATTGAAACCTTCAGGGTTAAATTGAGTCAGGGGTCAAATTTCAGGGACCAATTTAAGTATTAACTTGGCCTCAAGtgataaaaacaaattaaaaaaataaaataattttgtctttaaaatttatcaaaaatattaacaataattttaagttttaattttatcacaaaatttttttatttatatcaaaaatatttttgctagttaattttttaaaaaaattaaggtcAATTTAGCAACAACTTTATAAGAATAATATTTAACACAagtaaatttaatataaaattctaTTATTAACAGtcaaaaatacatttttttttggtgacttggtcaaaaatatatttgatgtaaaataaaaatttttaggataaaattaaaataaaataatatttaataaatttttaaaattttttccaATTTCTAGTGCTAAAAAAGAGCCTGGATAACAAGAGTGTTTACTAAAGAAATGTGATTGAATCtaacaaagaaattaaaaatattttgacaacTTGTGTAATTAAATCATCTAACGATTATTTTCTAATGAGAAATCATTGTAACAAACTTATAAGAATGACAAGAAGAATATACAAAATACATGTATGAATCAAAGAGAATGATGAGGCTGAGAGCAACATCTATTGAGCAACCTTAACAATGCATCAGCCTTCCTTCTAGCTCTCAATGAACCATGAGCAGCCAAGCTTTGAAGCGACGGCACGCTCCTTGGATTCGCCAGCAACCGCCGCGCAACCACCTCAGTCTCTTCCTTGCACAATCCTAGAAGAAGTGTTATAGAATTTTCCTTCCCTTTGACTGATCCAAATCTTAGAAGATCAATGAGAAGTGGCACCAACTCTCTACTATTCCTTATTTCTTTTAGTCCTTGTGAGCATCCAAGTAACAAAGCAAGAACTGATAATGCATCATCAGTAATGCTAGCTTTATCATCCATTAGCAATTCAATAAGCACATCAACTGCACCAGAACTCACAATTATTGATTTGTTTGGATTGTACACTGCAAGATTGAATAGTGCAGTTGCTGCATCTCTTTTCCCAATTGGTGTGCCTTCTTTCAAGAGGAGGACTAATGCAGGAACCGCCCTCGGCCGCGCTCCGATTTGAACCTTGCAGTCATCTAACATACTCAAGCTGAATATTGTTGCTGCAGCATTCTCTCTGGCTTCCATTGTTCTCCCTTGTTCTAGAACTTGGACTATTTTGTCCACTGCGCCGGCCGACATGAGCAGAACCTTGTTGTTATCATAGATTGATAGGTTGAACATGGCAGTCACTGCATGTTCCTGGATTCTTGGATCATGTGATCCAAGTAGTGTTACCAGAAAAGGAATAGCACCTACCTCAGCTATGATTCGCCGGTTGTCCATGCCGGTTTTCGCCAGTAAACGAAGCTCATAGGCAGCTTGTCTTTGTGTGTCAGCTGAGCCTGTTGCCAATTTTCCAACCAGAAACTCTGCTGTCATTTTCACAGCATCTGCAGCCGCTTTGTTGGCAGAGATGTGATCAATAGCGCCGTCATTTGAGTTCTTCTTATTGCTCTTTTCCTCGGAAACTGAAGAATTAGGCTCATTCAATGGAACATTGTTGTCATAGCACCATTGCTGAACAAGACTTTTCAGTGCATagtttggtatcagagcagtgtGGATTAGCCTCTGTCCACTTTTGGGGCAAGTATGGTGGCCAGAGTTTATCCACTGCGCAATCGAATTTCGATCATATGTGTGGCCGGATGAAACAATCACAGGATCTCTCATTAAGTCAAGTGAAATTGGGCAGCGAAATTCGTCAGGAATTGACATGGATTGAGAAGATGAAGAACTATCATTGACTTTGTTGTACAAATATGAACAAGattctttcttactttcttcatTTTCTCCATCTCTGAAAATCATTGATTTGGAATAAGAAACAAGAGATATGAGGTTGTTTATGTTTGACACAACCACTAGTCCTCCTGTTCCTGCTTGATTCTGAGCTTCAATCTCCAACTTTGAAATTTCTATATCATAATCTGATATAGTTCTCAAACCAATGTTACTTAACAGTTCTTCCATTTTACCAAAATCCATGTAGCCCTTGTTCTTCTTGTTTTGCATCATGTTGTTGGCCATTACTTCTAGAAGCATTTCTCTTCTTTGGAGCTCTCTAGGATCAATGGTTAACTCGGCTCGCTTCGCTTGTTTGTGAAGAAGATCCACTTGCTCCCTTATATCTGCAGTTATGTTGAGCAATCTAAGAGGCAAGATATCAAGGGCTCTTCCCATCTCtttaacaagaacatagaattgGTTTGAGATGAATTCTAACTGAATCAGGCCCCAAAGGGTGCTTGCATCTTTGATTTCTTGGATCAAAACCTTACCCCTTGTGATCACTGATAAAAGCTCAGTGAAGCaaagagttgaagaaggaggGAGTGGTGTTtctgcctcttgaatctcttcaAACAATGAAGAGAGAAGCTTGATCCTCCTTATCATGGATGAGACATTCCTCATTTGCACAAATGGAAGCTTCTCTATTGAGACAACTTCATTGGATATGTGAACCAAAGAATCTAACAATGTCTCAGTTGGTAACAATCCTGGTGAAGAGATAGTCATAGTGGATAGAGTAAGAGCATCACAATCCATACTTGTTCCTCACATTATAAAGCATAAATGCTTATGATCATTCTTAGTGTTATGGTTGACAAAGTAATAAGCTTGTTAATTggattttaaataaaatataataatgtcAAGCGTTGCTGAATGAAATGCATGGGACCTTGACTCTTTCTGTTTGTCCAATTATTGCTAAGGACAAGAAGGAAAAAACATTGGAGGAGACTTGAGGATTCATAAGTTGCTGCCATTTGGAGGATTTTCCTGCCTTGCAATATTTTCTTATTCAAGCCTTagatattttagtttatttgatGAGCCATGTCAAACATAATTTTCAATTGTTTTCTTTACTTAGGGATATTTTTGTCCTATCTCACAAATGAATATTCTTTATAGCGTCTGCAACTTGActattcaatttcaatatatatgTGTACATTCTTTtggaaaataattttataacatcaCATTTATATTTATAGTTAATTCTCTTCAATATATTTTGGTGTAGTCGTTGCTCTAACAGATAAACTCTTCTTGTTCCCCATAGGTTTTGTTTggtaataataaaatattaagaaacataaatctatttagaaattaGAATACAAGACGTACAAAAACAAACTCTgataatttagttttttttatccACTAAAAATCAGAACCTTAAGTCTTATTAGTATAGAATAAATTTCTactttataatattaaaaaacatCACACTTTCCACGgttgtattaaaaataaaataaaataaaatagaacatACAACATATTGTGGCTACTGAAAGTCTAAACGGCTGGTTCTAAAtcattctatattttttttaaagttaagaGTGAGATTTGAACCCGAAACTTTTAAGTAATGATGAAAAGACTATGTaatttgagttataactcgtTGGCCTAAATCATTCTATCTTACCTTTTTCATTTCTAATATAATTTATAGAATGatattatatgtattatttttatacatattttttgtatgatttttattttaatattaaaaatgattgataatgagaacaaaaataaaaattgtcttttatatcattaaaaaatttgtaaaagaaagtatgaaaaaaagaatgatgcaaacattatttttctaatttatattATGACACTTTTGTCTTTTGTGCAGAGTCCATTGTGACTTATGAGTTGTGACATCCATAAAGAATAATGCCTCAACCGAATGTGCCTAGCATTTACACCCATATTAGATACTATAAGCAACACAAAGGGTtgctaacaaaaataaatatctgGCTGTCATAACAGATTGCATTCCATTTTTTAAGGGATAACAAATAATATTGGTGTGCAATTCCTTGTAAGCTAGTAACCACAATAGTAGATTCGTTCCACATTTCGGCAAACATGAAGTGGCTATATAGTAAGCACTATAATGAATTCTTCAagtttaaaattgattaaaaaatgtCAGCTTTAGATTTTGCTCATCATTGTAGCAAAAGGACACCTTAAGCTGCTTCCTCTGACTTTGAATAGGCCAAATTGCCTCCGGTTCTATTATACAGTTTTTTTATAATCATAACTTGTCACAATAAAGTGAAACTAATGTGTGCTTAGTAAAGTAAGTGCGTGTGCACTTGTAACAAAGATAGGTAATTCGGTAATtcccaaaaaattaaaaaataacaaaatatataaatttcatCAACCAAATGTTCAAATCCCACAACAATAAATTAGAAAACAATCAAATTTTATTTACCTttaaattcttatctttttttttatattatagaAAAGCTTATGCATACggaaaagggaaaagaaaataagagaatataataatattgatGCATATTGCATTCATACTTTTCCCACAAGACCAAGGGTAGTctatttgtaacaaaataaatataatcattTTATATTTGGCACATATATAGTTTACTTTACTGAGTCCTAAGAACTCCAATGTAGTAAAACATTTTGTCTAAAATTATTCTCCTTTTTTCATGTTTAGCGTTTTACATGTCCAAGAGAGCATGATGCTTTTCATAAGTGTTAAGTGTTACCAAGTCCAATAACAAACCAAAATTTCTTTGCCTTGGGACTGAACTGCAAATGGCAACATCACAAAACTATAACCTATTGATTCACCATCTGAGACATACATAGAACCTCCCATATCAGTATTACAACATTCTTTAAAGATATCTGCTTGATCTTTAATATGAACCGCTCGCCAATGAAAACCTTACTCAACTTCTTTGATAATTCTTCGTCTCCGTAGTGGTTGCGTCGTAATGCTCCCTGGTGCACTGTGAGCTTTCCTCCTCTCTTGTTTTCTTTTCCTGGCATCTGCCATGGCACGCATCAAAGCCGCAGCTTTGTATATTGGCTTGGGCAAGTGCCTATGCCtgttaagaaaaagaaaagaaaataagtaCAAAGTAGAAAGTATTGCTTGTCAGCAGTTGAGGTTCACAAAATTGTTTGATCAAATCTTACCTAGCAATACGCTTAACTTCAGGCAGGTGCATATAACGTTTCTTAATGGCTGCATGATACTCATGCTTCTTCCGTTCCCTTGGGAGAACCTATATCATGAACACAACATCATAATCCTCAGGAAGGAAGGGTCTTACAATAGGAATAAGTGGCCAAGATGCTCCACAACTAGAGATGACAGATTTTGACATAAAAATAGAGAACGACTCATCAATGAAAATCAACTACGCCATAAGTAGATCAACTAAACTAGACCTTGTGATTTTGGATGCGAAATTATCACAACAATGGATCCTTGAGCAGGAATGTGGTGTGTATCTCAAAtaaattttccttttttaaggggggaaaaagaaataaaaagagatCCATACTCAAGTGTAAACGAAGAATCATATAGGCAGACACAAAACAATATATTTTCCATATGAAGCAGTGGTTTACGGCTGGATCCATCTATGAATTTGATAGTAGATGTAAAGAAGTAGTCTTACAACTCCAAGTTGTTCTGATGCCTTAGCCTTCCAAAGCCTGAGATTAGTATCATCACTTCCAGATATCACATAACTTCCATCACCGCTGAACTTGACACAGAATACCCtgataaacaaagaaaaatattaacttttagTGACCtctatacaaaaataaataaataaaaataaaaaataacaaaaaaaaccCCTCAATTCAAGATTTATAAACTACACAAACCTTTGCATTCTCTTAGTATGATAAATCTCCCTGCTGTGACCACTGTTATAATGGAAAAGCCTCACCTGGAAAAGACCAATAGTTGAAGCATAAAAATATAGTTACGTAACAACataagtcaaaggacaaaggaTTAAAATGAAGTCCAAGTGaactaactgttctgtcatacGATCCAGTCACAAATTCTCGACCAGTCGGTGAATAGTCAATGTCCATCCTGTAGAACAAAATATGAATAATATGGTTGATAAATTCTagaattatgaaagagaaaaagataGCAAATATTTAGGGAACATTGATCTCACACTGCAGAAACATGATCTGTATGAACACATTTGGCTTCATCTAACTTTCTAGCATCATAGCTATAGCAATTTCCATCTTCATTTGCCTGCATGGTAATGCAATTTGTCCATAAGAATACAAATACTAATTGAAAGATAGAATTtcaaaaacatagataaatattTTAGAAGTTAGCTACAACCAAATCTTATACAATAATAGCTTAAAGAAAACACTAGTTAAATTCATCTCATGAACTTACAGCTGTGAAATTTATTGGTTCCATTGGGTTCCATGCTATCGAGTTTGTTTTGGTCTGCCACATAGGGAAAAAAGGTCAGTATAGTCATGAACAAGTAATTTGGATAAAAATGCAAACAGAAAGAACAAATATGATGATGATAGTAAGAATGCAATAGAGAATTGAACCAATGATATAGTCTACTGTGAAGTAGAAGTAAATAAGAGAATAAGTAACTAAAGTAAAGTAAAATTGATTGCTCGACTTAGGAAAATGAAAATCTACACCTGTGTTGAAATTGAAACTAATTATACAGAATAATTACCATCATTATCATTTTTGTCACTGGAGTAGCCATACGTAGATCGTATAACATTATACCTCGGTCACTACAATAATAAAACAGGTTAGACAAATAAATAACTCATGAcaaattcaaactcaaacattACATACGCAGACGGGCAGGAACCCATGCATCGTGTCGGGGAAACAGAAGTAAAATGACCCAACTACTTATGTTCTAACATGGGATGAATCATACAAGTCCTTTGAAATCTTGCACAACATCCAAGGAGAATGAAGTAGATAGTATAACTTTAATTATTTCACTTTAAAATTGTGACTATTTTATATCATCCATACAAGTCCACTGTTCTAAAATCACTTTAAAAACTCATTTGCAAACAATAAATTCTTTCCACTGCAATTCTGTCAAAATTGAAACAGAACATACCCAAGTTCTCAGTAACAGGGTTTAGATAATAGAGATGGAATATCGCAATAAGAATATTGTATTCAAACAAGCAGATTATCAAGTTAATAAAtactagagagagagagagagagagagagagagagagagagagagaaatcaACAAGAATGGCAAAAAATAAGCAAAGCAGCAAacagaagcaaaaagaaaaaagaagggcAAAATAGATCAGGACATTTACAAGGAAGGGGTGGgggattttgaattttaattattgatataaACAATTACTGAATGGTTATCTATTACGATTCCCACATACCTAGCAGATGCTACTAGGAGATTTGGTTCTCCGGGATTAAACCGAACCGAAATTACTGAATCTGTTCCCCATTGAAAACTGTTTATAGGCTCAGATCTGCAATATGAAAGACAAACcaataaaagaaattctaaaGGGAAAAAGGATTAATAAAATGGGTAAGTTCTTTGTCCGAAATAAATAAACTGATACCTGTTGTGATTCCATATATCTACTTGGGCACCAGCTGTGGCAAAAAGTTCACCATCCCACTGGTGATCAACAGCCCTAAACATTCAAGAGCAAGCTAcacataaatataatattaaaacaaGTTTCAATGTTTTCCTGGTGAATCACGCCAATACTTACAAAAATGCATTCTTCCCAATATGAACACTTGCTGGCTGCAGAAGAGTGTTTGCGAAATTGTGTGAGGAAGAATAACCGGTGAAAAAAGAGTAGGAAaaagagcaatgctagggggccagcaaCTTTTGTGATTGGTAGCCAGCAAATAGCcatcaatgataatttaatggtgtgagattggtgtgagatttcatccaatgactCACATTTCTCTGCTGGTTatatgctggccaaaattcaatagaACTGTTggccccctagacttttccgTAGGAAAAAATAATCTGCAGCATAACATCTTACCTCTACAGAATTCTTAGTTGAGTGACCCAACTCCATAAGATTATCAACAGAAGCATTCCAAAGTCTAACACTGTACTCCAAAACAAAAAATGCAGTTTACATCAGAAGAGCTAACCATTGAAGTTAAATGTTATAGTCATGATAGCTTAATAGGATTggataaaagattaaaaatcaTACGTGCAATCAGTACCACATGACACAAGCATGCGCCCATCTGTTGATACAGTCAAGCCTCGGACAGCACCTTGATGACCAGGAAACTGACAAACTGTGCGCCTTTTTCATTGATAAATAGaatcaacaaaaaatatttagataCAATGGGTACAGTCATAGGCTAATTGATTAGAAAATGCAGAcagaaacagaaaaataaatataagaaacCCAATTACCTGGAAGCTATATCCCAGAGACGAATATCTGCGCATATAGCAAAGATAAATGTTACTTGTTCCCAAAATATAAGCATCCCTCCTCTCATTTATCATAGTTTGCATACGAATTTAAGATGTAAAATCAATTAAGCGTATTCTAAGGAAAAGTTACGATGCATTACTTAACAACTATATCAACGGAAAATCAATCTTAAAACCAGCAAAACTGACACAGACAGACATAATTGTAAAGAACAGATGCATTACTATATTgggaaaaaaaattgtattataTAAAGCCCTAATGTGTAGATGATTCTTCACAATCAGAATTCCCTCTTGCTGTTTCTTTCAATAGCCCAAGAGCTAGAAGCATAAATTTTCAGCCAATTTTTCCCATACAATTACAATGGAACATTCATATACTCATGAGAAAGAAACAAGGAAGAATTGAAGTACCTCCATCCATTGCACCAGAAAATATCCATTTCAATTGGGTAGGATTCTTAGCCATACAGGAAACCCCATCTATATGCCCATCCATTGCACCTATAAACGGTCTTGCAAAAATCTACTCAACCACATaataagaaggaaaagaaaaaaaataagagacaAAGTAAAGCCATATGCCATAACTCTTTATGTTAGTTACACACATCAAAGCTATCTCAAAcaactcaaattaaaaatagaaaaaaaaaaatcgaattCAACTATCATATTTTCTCGAATtaattgaaagaaagaaagagaagcaAACCTTGTCCAACTTGACAGCATTGAGAGCACGGACATACTCAACAGCTTTCTCTTGAGTACGAAGGTTGGGATCGTAGTTGCGGAATACCCTCTTCAACAATAACAAGAATGTTAGGTTAAATAGTGAATGAGAAAGAGACAAGGAAAACAAATAGCCGTTTATTGAAGGAGTGAATACCTGAAGGTCTTGGCTTCGTTCCCGGGTGAATTCATCAACAGAACGAGATATAACTTTGACCTTCATTCTTCTGCAATCTGTCTAATCTAATAAAGCAGCTAAAACAATAACATG
The Arachis stenosperma cultivar V10309 chromosome 7, arast.V10309.gnm1.PFL2, whole genome shotgun sequence genome window above contains:
- the LOC130939115 gene encoding U-box domain-containing protein 1-like: MDCDALTLSTMTISSPGLLPTETLLDSLVHISNEVVSIEKLPFVQMRNVSSMIRRIKLLSSLFEEIQEAETPLPPSSTLCFTELLSVITRGKVLIQEIKDASTLWGLIQLEFISNQFYVLVKEMGRALDILPLRLLNITADIREQVDLLHKQAKRAELTIDPRELQRREMLLEVMANNMMQNKKNKGYMDFGKMEELLSNIGLRTISDYDIEISKLEIEAQNQAGTGGLVVVSNINNLISLVSYSKSMIFRDGENEESKKESCSYLYNKVNDSSSSSQSMSIPDEFRCPISLDLMRDPVIVSSGHTYDRNSIAQWINSGHHTCPKSGQRLIHTALIPNYALKSLVQQWCYDNNVPLNEPNSSVSEEKSNKKNSNDGAIDHISANKAAADAVKMTAEFLVGKLATGSADTQRQAAYELRLLAKTGMDNRRIIAEVGAIPFLVTLLGSHDPRIQEHAVTAMFNLSIYDNNKVLLMSAGAVDKIVQVLEQGRTMEARENAAATIFSLSMLDDCKVQIGARPRAVPALVLLLKEGTPIGKRDAATALFNLAVYNPNKSIIVSSGAVDVLIELLMDDKASITDDALSVLALLLGCSQGLKEIRNSRELVPLLIDLLRFGSVKGKENSITLLLGLCKEETEVVARRLLANPRSVPSLQSLAAHGSLRARRKADALLRLLNRCCSQPHHSL
- the LOC130939172 gene encoding uncharacterized protein LOC130939172: MKVKVISRSVDEFTRERSQDLQRVFRNYDPNLRTQEKAVEYVRALNAVKLDKIFARPFIGAMDGHIDGVSCMAKNPTQLKWIFSGAMDGDIRLWDIASRRTVCQFPGHQGAVRGLTVSTDGRMLVSCGTDCTVRLWNASVDNLMELGHSTKNSVEPASVHIGKNAFLAVDHQWDGELFATAGAQVDIWNHNRSEPINSFQWGTDSVISVRFNPGEPNLLVASASDRGIMLYDLRMATPVTKMIMMTKTNSIAWNPMEPINFTAANEDGNCYSYDARKLDEAKCVHTDHVSAVMDIDYSPTGREFVTGSYDRTVRLFHYNSGHSREIYHTKRMQRVFCVKFSGDGSYVISGSDDTNLRLWKAKASEQLGVVLPRERKKHEYHAAIKKRYMHLPEVKRIARHRHLPKPIYKAAALMRAMADARKRKQERRKAHSAPGSITTQPLRRRRIIKEVE